The Gordonia mangrovi genome includes the window CTGGCGGCGTCCGATCATCCCATCATCGCTACCCCGGAACTCGTCCGAACGCTCCTCAGCGACCCGCAACCCGCTCAGATGCTCGACGGCCCCCGCGCCCGCGACTTCGGTTCCGGTGCGGTCATCACCGACGCCCCTACCGCTGGTTGACAAAACCGGCCAGCACCTCGCGTACCCTCGCTGGTTGAGCAAGCCGAGGCCGTATCGAAATCAGCCCGCACCCGCACTCATCCGTTCAGACGACACGGCTTTCTCGATCGCAAACCGCGGCGTTCACCCGGTGAACCCGGTTCGCACACACGTTCGCACCACGCCGCTGTCGAGGCGTTCAGATCACATAGTTGAGGGCGCCGACGATGGCTCGACCGATCTCGTGGTCTCCGGTGATCGCAACACGACTCGGGTCCGCACTTGTCCGTCCGCCTGCCAAGCGGGCGAGATCGACGGAATCGAGGGTCAGCGTGACGTCGGCGGATGCGTCGCCGTCCGGGAACTGGTCGACCTTGGCGGCTCGATCGTCGACGTAGATCCGGATCCGCCGAGCCCCGACACCCTCGAGCACGAACAACACCGCCGAGCCCTTCGGGGTCTTGGCCCGCTTGCCGACCACGAACGGCAGGGACGCCGCGATCTCGTCGAGTGCGACGGCGGCCGGCCCCTCATCCGACGGTGTCGACCCGTCGGTGCTGTCCCGGAGGTCGATCTCGTGCATCCAGCAGTCGAAGACGCGGATACGCATGAACCGCCCGTAGGTGTCCTGTCCGGCCGGGGTCAGCGCGTCGGCGTCGAACTGTTCCTGGCTCGTGGCACGCAGATGGTCGGTGCGGACGCCGACGATCTCTCGTAAGGCGGCCATCACATCCGCCCGTGACGACTCCCGATAGTGGTCGAGCCAGCGTTCGTTGAGTTCACCGATCGGATTGCGCACGTGGTCGAGCGCACTCACATCGCGGGTCGAGGTCACGTCACGCCCTTCGAGGATGCTCTCGGTGCCGATCACGTGTGCCACGATGTCGGCCACCGACCAGCCCGGCAGGATCGAGTCCGCCGACCACTGATCGTCACCGAGCGCGGACACCACATCATCGAGCGTCTGCCATTGCGCGACGAGGGCGTCGACGATCGGCTCCACCGGTAGCAGGGTCTTGGCCATGGTCGGTCTCCTTTGTCGTGGATCAGGTGGGTCGTGGGTCGGGCGTGTCATCGAACAGGTTCGAGGCAGCTCGACGGTGCCGCGACCAACGAGCAGAATTCGGCGGGCCGGGACGGCCTGTAGCCGGTCGGCACACCGTTGGTTGCCGTGATCCGACGGTAGGCGGCGACGGCATCGGTGGGCCGGCGCGTCAGGGTCGGATCAGTCGTGACGTCCACCGAGTAGAGCCCGAACCTCGGTGTGTAGCTTCCCCACTCGTAGTTGTCGGTGAGACTCCAGTAGTTGTACCCGATGACGTCGACACCGTCGCCGCGGGCCCGTTGCAGCCAGTACACG containing:
- a CDS encoding maleylpyruvate isomerase family mycothiol-dependent enzyme; protein product: MAKTLLPVEPIVDALVAQWQTLDDVVSALGDDQWSADSILPGWSVADIVAHVIGTESILEGRDVTSTRDVSALDHVRNPIGELNERWLDHYRESSRADVMAALREIVGVRTDHLRATSQEQFDADALTPAGQDTYGRFMRIRVFDCWMHEIDLRDSTDGSTPSDEGPAAVALDEIAASLPFVVGKRAKTPKGSAVLFVLEGVGARRIRIYVDDRAAKVDQFPDGDASADVTLTLDSVDLARLAGGRTSADPSRVAITGDHEIGRAIVGALNYVI